A section of the Oryza sativa Japonica Group chromosome 1, ASM3414082v1 genome encodes:
- the LOC4327353 gene encoding senescence-induced receptor-like serine/threonine-protein kinase, whose protein sequence is MYEEDTPLHTDTRRFTYTELKTITNNFQSIIGKGGFGMVYHGILDNGEEVAVKVLRETSITLSKDFLPEVQILSKVQHKNLVTFLGYCHNKKCLALVYDFMARGNLQEVLRGGQEYSLSWEERLHIALDAAQGLEYLHESCTPPIVHRDVKTANILLDKNLVAMISDFGLSRSYTPAHTHISTVAAGTVGYLDPEYHATFHLTVKADVYSFGIVLLEIITGQPSVLVDSEPVHLPNWVRQKIAEGSIHDAVDSRLRHQYDATSIQSVIDLAMSCVENTSTDRPSMTDIVIKLKECLPAGTGEMQLVSRSYKQKEAMDADIARQFQLLISGVSIESIEGNSSGTTELRYPSGR, encoded by the exons ATGTATGAAGAGGATACTCCCCTGCATACTGACACCAGAAGATTCACATATACAGAGTTGAAGACTATAACTAACAACTTCCAGTCTATCATTGGAAAAGGAGGATTTGGTATGGTTTATCATGGCATATTGGACAATGGAGAGGAAGTGGCAGTCAAGGTGCTTCGGGAGACATCTATAACACTATCAAAGGACTTCCTCCCTGAG GTGCAAATATTGTCAAAAGTTCAACACAAGAATCTCGTCACGTTTTTAGGATATTGCCACAACAAGAAATGCCTTGCCCTTGTGTACGATTTCATGGCTAGAGGAAACCTACAAGAAGTTTTAAGAGGAG GACAAGAATACAGTTTGAGCTGGGAAGAGCGACTTCACATTGCACTTGATGCAGCACAAG GACTGGAGTATCTGCATGAATCATGCACCCCGCCAATAGTTCACAGAGATGTGAAAACTGCAAACATTCTCCTGGATAAGAATCTTGTGGCCATGATATCTGACTTTGGTCTTTCACGATCTTACACTCCAGCGCACACACACATATCAACTGTTGCTGCCGGTACTGTTGGCTACCTTGACCCTGA GTACCATGCTACTTTCCACCTCACTGTGAAAGCAGATGTCTACAGCTTCGGCATTGTCCTCTTGGAGATCATTACTGGCCAACCTTCAGTGTTAGTGGACTCAGAACCAGTGCACCTACCAAACTGGGTGCGCCAAAAGATTGCTGAAGGGAGCATTCATGATGCTGTAGACAGTAGACTAAGGCATCAGTATGATGCCACTTCCATACAGAGTGTCATAGATCTTGCCATGAGCTGTGTGGAAAACACATCCACTGATAGGCCAAGCATGACTGACATTGTTATCAAGCTCAAAGAATGCCTACCGGCAGGTACAGGTGAAATGCAACTGGTGTCTAGGTCCTATAAACAGAAGGAAGCCATGGACGCTGACATAGCGAGGCAATTCCAGCTGCTGATTTCTGGAGTTTCAATAGAAAGCATTGAGGGCAACTCAAGTGGGACCACAGAATTAAGATATCCTTCGGGAAGGTGA
- the LOC136355500 gene encoding probable LRR receptor-like serine/threonine-protein kinase At1g51810: MLHSRNPDTTTPPARRGKKTRSLASQGCTAFFSQTQLLVTRSRNTSFESKKLPSNYQKNNGSSKRSSLKVFLYAGFLSIDCGYTDSAGYDDKNTMLPYVSDKGYIKGGKTFSILSQYMKEAANKQEETLRSFPDGQRNCYTLPTNRSKKYLIRATFTYGNYDGRNSSESGSPFLFGLHIGINFWTMVNLTKLPSSNTIWKELIMVAPGNSVSVCLINNELGTPFISTLDLRPLQDTMYPFVNVSVAVSYFSRQRYGQVNDVITR; the protein is encoded by the coding sequence ATGTTGCATTCCAGAAATCCTGACACCACCACTCCACCAGCtcgaaggggaaaaaaaactcgCAGCCTCGCGTCGCAGGGCTGCACAGCTTTCTTCTCACAGACACAGTTACTAGTAACCCGCAGTAGGAACACCAGCTTTGAATCTAAAAAACTTCCATCCAATTATCAGAAAAACAACGGAAGCAGCAAACGGAGCTCTCTTAAAGTGTTTTTATATGCAGGGTTTTTAAGCATCGACTGCGGATATACAGATAGTGCTGGCTATGACGACAAGAACACAATGTTGCCATATGTCTCTGACAAAGGATATATAAAGGGCGGCAAGACCTTCAGTATTCTGTCACAGTACATGAAAGAAGCTGCAAATAAGCAAGAAGAAACCCTGAGAAGTTTCCCTGATGGCCAACGGAACTGTTATACATTACCAACCAACCGTAGCAAGAAGTATCTCATCAGAGCCACCTTCACTTACGGGAACTACGATGGCCGCAACTCATCAGAGAGTGGTTCACCGTTTCTCTTTGGACTCCATATCGGCATCAACTTCTGGACAATGGTGAACCTGACAAAATTGCCTTCATCGAACACAATCTGGAAAGAGCTGATCATGGTTGCTCCAGGCAATTCCGTATCTGTTTGTCTGATAAACAACGAATTGGGGACTCCCTTCATATCGACATTGGATTTGAGGCCCTTGCAAGATACAATGTACCCCTTTGTGAATGTTTCTGTGGCCGTCAGTTATTTTTCTCGGCAAAGATATGGACAAGTCAATGATGTCATCACTAGGTGA
- the LOC9272032 gene encoding probable LRR receptor-like serine/threonine-protein kinase At1g51810: MLKQKDLMVISYSCSAGTKLTWILSLLLILVAATQVHGVSPPGFLNVDCGLTNRSTYNDTDTTLTYVSDREFVESGKSYDIMAQYMADATNEQEKTLRSFPDGQRNCYTLPTNSSKKYLIRATFTYGNYDGLNSSEKGSLFIFGLHIGVNFWTTVNLTKWDPSSTVWKEVITVAPDKSVSVCLINMGSGTPFISTLDLRPLQDTMYPFVNASTSVSYFSRIRFGSVDEYITRFPTDQYDRFWEGWVFTMHTFPWVNKSSNGKVAELPNIDTFGLPPAILGSASTINGNFSWLNISVSASNSLATDLELLPVFHFVELGNNGSKRIFDIYNVDEPQALFSNFSPPSFLSSMFHNWFLRKGRRAYFQLRKTPDSQLPPLINAYEVYSRVQVENFTTASSDVDSMKTIKEKYMVIKNWNGDPCSPREYIWNGLTCTYPNGGQNPRIVEINLSGSGLQGELEISFMKMSSLKKLDLSHNNLTGTIPDYQVNSLTVIDLSNNQLNGSIPDSILQRYKAGLLELRLEGNPICSKVRASYCGNKKNTRTRILLISVLVPVTSLLVVLFIFWRLCWKGKSRKSEEEDYDMYEEETPLHIDIRRFTYAELKLITNNFQSIIGKGGFGTVYHGILENNDEVAVKVLVETSIAESKDFLPEVQTLSKVHHKNLVALVGYCQNKKCLALVYDFMPRGNLQQLLRGGYDSLNWEERLHIALDAAQGLEYLHESCTPSIVHRDVKTPNILLDKNLVAKISDFGLSRAFNAAHTHISTVAAGTLGYLDPEYHATFQLTVKTDVYSFGIVLLEIVTGQPPVFMDPQTVHLPNWVRQKIANGSVHDVVDKKLLDQYDATHLQTVIDLAMNCLENASIDRPSMTEVVSVLKVCLPISSERQSATSTPRKKNVMDAEIPRQFQLMISGASTTSYEGSSFQSGYTGGVSEISHISGR; encoded by the exons ATGCTAAAACAGAAGGATTTGATGGTGATCAGCTACAGCTGCTCGGCTGGTACCAAGCTGACATGGATATTGTCGTTGCTGCTCATCCTGGTCGCGGCGACACAAGTCCATGGCGTGTCTCCTCCTG GGTTTTTAAACGTCGACTGCGGATTGACAAATCGTAGTACTTACAATGACACCGACACAACTTTGACGTACGTTTCTGACAGAGAATTTGTCGAGAGCGGCAAGAGCTACGATATTATGGCACAATACATGGCAGATGCTACAAATGAACAAGAAAAAACGTTGAGAAGCTTCCCTGATGGCCAACGGAACTGTTATACATTACCAACCAACAGTAGCAAGAAGTATCTCATCAGAGCCACCTTCACTTATGGAAACTACGATGGGCTCAACTCGTCAGAGAAGGGTTCTTTGTTTATCTTTGGACTCCATATCGGTGTCAACTTCTGGACGACGGTAAACTTGACAAAGTGGGATCCATCGAGCACGGTATGGAAAGAGGTGATCACGGTTGCTCCGGACAAGTCCGTATCTGTCTGTCTGATAAACATGGGATCAGGAACTCCCTTCATATCTACACTAGATCTTAGGCCCTTGCAAGACACAATGTATCCCTTCGTGAATGCCTCAACGTCCGTCAGCTATTTTTCTCGGATAAGATTTGGATCGGTTGATGAATACATCACAAG ATTCCCAACGGATCAGTATGATCGCTTCTGGGAGGGCTGGGTCTTTACCATGCACACCTTTCCATGGGTTAATAAGAGTAGCAACGGCAAGGTGGCTGAACTTCCTAATATTGACACCTTTGGGCTTCCTCCAGCCATTCTGGGAAGCGCTTCAACCATAAACGGAAACTTCTCTTGGCTCAACATCAGCGTTAGTGCCAGTAACTCTCTCGCAACAGACCTAGAGCTTCTTCCAGTCTTTCACTTTGTTGAACTCGGCAATAATGGTTCAAAGAGAATTTTTGACATCTACAATGTCGATGAACCGCAAGCACTGTTCTCCAACTTCAGCCCACCGTCATTCCTGAGCTCCATGTTCCACAACTGGTTCTTGCGCAAAGGCAGAAGGGCATATTTTCAGCTTCGCAAGACCCCAGACTCACAGCTACCACCTCTTATTAACGCATATGAGGTGTACTCCCGTGTCCAGGTGGAGAACTTCACCACTGCTTCAAGTGATG TTGACTCCATGAAAACAATCAAAGAGAAGTACATGGTAATCAAAAACTGGAACGGGGATCCATGCTCACCAAGAGAGTACATCTGGAATGGTTTGACTTGCACCTACCCTAATGGTGGCCAGAACCCAAGGATTGTTGAAAT AAATCTATCTGGCAGCGGTCTGCAAGGAGAGTTAGAAATATCATTCATGAAAATGTCATCACTGAAGAAATT GGATTTATCACACAACAACCTGACAGGCACCATTCCAGACTATCAAGTAAATTCCCTCACTGTTAT TGACTTGTCTAATAACCAGCTCAATGGATCCATCCCTGATTCTATTCTTCAAAGATACAAAGCCGGTTTGCTTGAGCTAAG ACTAGAAGGCAATCCCATATGCTCCAAAGTCAGAGCTAGCTACTGTGGAAATAAGAAGAACACACGCACACGTATTTTGCTCATCAGTGTGTTAGTTCCTGTGACATCTCTCCTAGTGGTGCTGTTCATATTCTGGAGGTTATGCTGGAAAG GGAAGTCAAGAAAATCAGAAGAAGAAGATTATGATATGTATGAAGAGGAGACTCCCCTACATATCGACATCAGAAGGTTCACATATGCAGAGCTGAAGCTCATAACTAACAATTTCCAATCAATCATTGGAAAAGGAGGTTTTGGTACTGTTTATCATGGCATACTGGAAAATAATGATGAAGTAGCTGTTAAGGTTCTTGTGGAGACATCCATAGCAGAGTCAAAAGACTTTCTCCCTGAG GTACAAACCTTGTCAAAAGTTCATCACAAGAATCTTGTCGCTTTGGTAGGGTATTGCCAAAACAAGAAGTGCCTTGCACTTGTTTATGATTTCATGCCTAGAGGAAATCTTCAACAGCTTTTAAGAGGAG GATATGACAGTTTGAATTGGGAAGAGCGACTTCACATTGCACTTGATGCTGCACAAG GTCTGGAATACCTTCATGAATCATGCACCCCATCAATAGTTCACAGAGATGTGAAGACACCCAACATCCTTCTGGACAAGAATCTGGTGGCCAAGATATCTGATTTTGGGCTTTCACGGGCTTTTAATGCTGCTCACACGCATATATCTACTGTTGCTGCTGGCACTCTTGGTTACCTTGACCCTGAGTACCATGCCACTTTCCAGCTTACTGTTAAGACAGACGTTTACAGTTTTGGAATCGTCCTCTTGGAGATTGTGACTGGTCAACCCCCGGTATTCATGGACCCTCAAACCGTCCACCTGCCAAATTGGGTGCGACAAAAGATTGCTAATGGGAGCGTTCACGATGTTGTGGACAAGAAGCTGTTGGATCAGTATGATGCCACGCACCTGCAGACTGTGATAGACCTCGCCATGAACTGCCTCGAAAACGCATCGATTGACAGGCCAAGCATGACCGAGGTTGTTTCCGTGCTTAAGGTGTGCTTGCCGATTTCAAGCGAGAGACAATCGGCAACTTCAACCCCTCGAAAGAAGAACGTCATGGATGCAGAGATTCCAAGACAGTTCCAGTTGATGATTTCTGGAGCTTCAACAACAAGCTACGAGGGCAGCTCCTTTCAGTCTGGATATACCGGTGGGGTATCAGAAATAAGCCACATTTCTGGGCGGTGA